One Candidatus Hydrogenedentota bacterium genomic window, GCCGCCGAGCACGGCGTCGGCATCGCCCGCACGGAGTTTGTGGAGGGCCAGGTCGGCCCGGAACTGCTGGGGCTCATGCGGGAAATCAAGACCGCCTTCGACCCCGGCAATCTCCTGAACCCCGGCAAGATTTTCGACGACGGCACGTTCCGCTTCGACACCCGCCTGCGCCAGGGCGCGGGCGCGGCCATCCCCGTCCCCTTTGAGCCAGTGCTCGCCTACGCCGCCAAGGACAAGTCCTTCACGGGCAACCTGGAGCAGTGCAACGGCTGCGGCGGCTGCCGCAAGGACGCGCCGACCATGTGCCCCACCTTCCAGGCGACGGGGGAGGAATTGATGTCCACCCGGGGCCGGGCGAACATCATCCGGGCGGTGCTCGAGGGGCGCATCAAGTCGCCCCAGGGGCCGCTGCTTTCTGAGGCGCTGGAGCAGGCCATCAGCAACTGCCTTTCCTGCCGCGCCTGCGCGGGCGAATGCCCGTCAAACGTGAACCTGCCCCTGCTGAAGGCGGAACTGCTCCACGCGCGGCACCGCCGGCACGGCACCCCCCTGGCGGCGCGGCTGTTCAGCCGCGTGGACCGGCTGGGGGCGCTCGGCAGTCTGATGCCCGGCGCGGCGAACGCCCTGCAGCAGTGGCCGCCCCTGCGCCGCGCGCTGCGCGCCGTTGCAGGCGTGAGCGCGCGCAGGCCCCTGCCGAAATTTGCCGACTTCCGCTTCGACCGGTGGTTTGCCCGCCGCCCCGCCCCGGCCGGCGCCTCGCCCCGCGGAAAGGTCATCCTTTGGGACGACTGCTTTGTCCGCCATTATGAGCCCGGCATTGGACGCGCCGCGGTGCGCGTGCTCGAGGCGGCGGGCTTTACTGTGGAACTGCCCAAAGGGCGGGCCTGCTGCGGGCGGCCCGCCTTCAGCATGGGCTGCCTGGACACGGCCCGCGCCTTCGGGCGGCAGAACATCGCCCTGCTGCGCGGCGGCACGGAGCCGGTCATTTTCCTGGAGCCCTCCTGCTTTACCATGTTCAAAGAGGACTACCGGGAGCTGGGCCTGGACGGCGCGGAGGCGCTGGCCGCGCGCGCCGTGCTCTTCGAGGACTTCATTGCGGAGCTGCTGGCGCGGGAGCCCGAGGCGCTCCGCTTCAACGGCGCGCCCGCCCGCGCGGCGGTCCACACCCACTGCCACGCCAGGGCCGCCGCCGACCCCGCCGTCATGCTCCGCGTGGCGGGGCGGATTCCCGGCGCGGCCGCCGAACTGCTCGACACCGGCTGCTGCGGCATGGCCGGCGCCTTCGGCGCGATGGAGGAAAAGTACGACCTTTCCGTGAAGGTGGCCGGCCCACTTGTCGCGAAAGTCAACGCGCTCTCCCCCGAGACCGACCTGATCGCCTCGGGCACCAGTTGCCGCCACCAAATCACCCACCTGACCCTGCGCCAACCCCAGCACTTCGCCGAGTGGATCGCCGACCGGCTGGCGTAGGCGGGTCCATGCCTGAGGCGTGGAGGGCAACCCGGCGGTGCCGGGATGGTTCTATGTGGCCGTCCTGACCCGCCGATTATTCGCATCTTTGCGCCGCCTCATTTTGACATGTTCCGGGCGGAGGGGCTACACTTGGCCTCCTGGTCCGGCGCCCGGCTGGGGGTGGCGCGCCGTGCTTTTCGGTGTTTGCCCGTTAATGGAGGCCATTGATGAAACGTCTTCGCGTGTTTCTTGCCATCGCGGCCCAGCCCGTGTTTCTGCTTCCGCAAGTGTGCCCACCGATGGGCCTGCTCTATCTGGCGGCGTATCTGCGCGAGAAATTCGACGCCGACATCCGCATATTCAACCAGCGCAAGGAAAACTGTCCGATCGAGACGGTCGCGAAGCACGCGGTGGACTTCGGCGCGGACGTGGTGGGCATCAGCGCCCTGACGCCCTCGGCGCACACGGTGCCCCCCCTGACGGGCATGATTCGGAAAGGCCTGCCGGACGCCCTGATTGTGCTTGGCGGCCCGAACGTCACGGCCTCGGGCGAGGCCGCGATGACGGGCACGGAGGCGGACGCCGCCGTGTCCGGCGAGGGGGAGCTGGCCTTCGAGGCGGTAATCAACGCCTGGTTCGACGGGGGCAGGGATCTGAGCAAGATACCGAACCTGATGTGGCGCGCCCCGGACGGCACCGTGGTGAGGAATCCCGGCGAGACGCCCCTCGTCAAGGACCTGGACTCGCTTCCTTTTCCGGCCTATGACCTCATAGACCTTAAAGAGTACTGGAAGTTCGTGTCGCTGACGCCGATCCCGAACCGGAAATACGTTTCGATGTTCACAAGCCGGGGCTGCCCCTACAAGTGCATCTATTGCCACCGCGTGTTCGAGAAATGCTTCCGCGCCCATTCAGCCGAACGTGTCGTCGAGGAGATAGGGCGCCATGTCAAGGCCTACGGCGTGGACACGATTGAGATACTTGACGACGTGTTCAATCTTGACAACCGGCGCGTGGTCGAGATTGCCGAACTTTTGAACCGGCGCAACCACAAGCTGCACATCGCGGTGCCCAGCGGCGTCCGCGCGGACATTTTCAAAGAGGAAACGCTTGACGCGCTGGTCGGGGCCGGGCTGGATTTCTGCGCGTTCGCCCTCGAGTCCGGATCGCCCCGCATTCAGGAGCTCATTGGGAAACGGCTGGACATTCCAAAGTTCCTGCAGACCGCGGAATGGGCGATCCGCCGGGGCGTGTTCACCCAGTGCTTCAACATGCTGGGTTTTCCGACGGAGACGGCCGAGGAGATGCAGCAGACCATAGACGTGTGCATCAACTCCAAGGTGCACACCGCCTCCTTCTTCACCGTGACACCGTACCCCGGCACCGAACTTCACCGCATCGCCATGGAGACCATGCCCGAAAGGATGGCCTCCATAGATTACCGTGACATGGAATTTTCCAATGTCCGGATCAACCTGTCGGCGGTTCCGGACAGTGTCCTGTTCGCCTATCAGCGCAAAGCCCAGCGGTCTTTCTACATGCGCCCGTCCCGCATCTGGCGCATCCTTCGCGACCATCCGCAGCGGGCCTCCCTGCCGAGGTTCGGCATGCAGTTTCTGCTGAGGGCGAACAAGCGCCTGCTCGGCGGCGATTAATAGACGCCGCCCGCCGCGGGATTTGCGTTGATTGCGTTGAGCGCACGGTCGCGGGTTGTGTGCCCGCCTTTTTTGAAAGGACCCCGCATGAAACGCCCGTTGACGGTGTCTGTTTTGCTTCTTGTCCTTGGTCTTGGCGCCGCGGCCGAGTTCGCCGATTATGTCTACCTTCCACCCTCCGCGAAGTCGTCCGCCGACGGCATGGCGGAGCGGTATCCCCTGCCCCGTGAAATGGCGCTTCGGCTGCTCGGCCAGGAGCGGCCCGTCCGCACCCTCAACACTTTTGCGGGGAAGAACGCCGAACTGCGCGCGAAATC contains:
- a CDS encoding radical SAM protein, with translation MKRLRVFLAIAAQPVFLLPQVCPPMGLLYLAAYLREKFDADIRIFNQRKENCPIETVAKHAVDFGADVVGISALTPSAHTVPPLTGMIRKGLPDALIVLGGPNVTASGEAAMTGTEADAAVSGEGELAFEAVINAWFDGGRDLSKIPNLMWRAPDGTVVRNPGETPLVKDLDSLPFPAYDLIDLKEYWKFVSLTPIPNRKYVSMFTSRGCPYKCIYCHRVFEKCFRAHSAERVVEEIGRHVKAYGVDTIEILDDVFNLDNRRVVEIAELLNRRNHKLHIAVPSGVRADIFKEETLDALVGAGLDFCAFALESGSPRIQELIGKRLDIPKFLQTAEWAIRRGVFTQCFNMLGFPTETAEEMQQTIDVCINSKVHTASFFTVTPYPGTELHRIAMETMPERMASIDYRDMEFSNVRINLSAVPDSVLFAYQRKAQRSFYMRPSRIWRILRDHPQRASLPRFGMQFLLRANKRLLGGD
- a CDS encoding FAD-binding protein, with product MAAARSAIEELARAARCEARGDDLTRQLYATDASLYQVVPAGVAFPKSAAETASAVRAAAAAGLSVTARGAGSGLAGGALGEGLVVDLARHNRRITGFDPEARTVRVEVGVVLDQLNDFLQPHGLVFGPDVATSSRATVGGMLGNNSSGARAPLYGTTIDHTESVEVVLADGTVAELGPESPALRGMLSGVDPKIRAAAGLVRERFHRRICKRWPGYGLDRYLPGLEDGGGDLSKLIGGSEGTLGLVFAATLRVVPLPPGKGVGLLFFDSAADAFDASVALMPLKPAAVEHIDDALFDQTRGQRAFQAARDLLELDTKPCRSILIVEFYGDERDKLAEMARLGLGTRRHLCADAREMALVWHLRKAGLSLLTGRPGAAKPVPGIEDVCVPPARLPEYTAALRALFDRFGVEGSFYGHAGSGLLHVRPVLDLHRAAGVAAYRGIGEEVAAICRHFDGSLAAEHGVGIARTEFVEGQVGPELLGLMREIKTAFDPGNLLNPGKIFDDGTFRFDTRLRQGAGAAIPVPFEPVLAYAAKDKSFTGNLEQCNGCGGCRKDAPTMCPTFQATGEELMSTRGRANIIRAVLEGRIKSPQGPLLSEALEQAISNCLSCRACAGECPSNVNLPLLKAELLHARHRRHGTPLAARLFSRVDRLGALGSLMPGAANALQQWPPLRRALRAVAGVSARRPLPKFADFRFDRWFARRPAPAGASPRGKVILWDDCFVRHYEPGIGRAAVRVLEAAGFTVELPKGRACCGRPAFSMGCLDTARAFGRQNIALLRGGTEPVIFLEPSCFTMFKEDYRELGLDGAEALAARAVLFEDFIAELLAREPEALRFNGAPARAAVHTHCHARAAADPAVMLRVAGRIPGAAAELLDTGCCGMAGAFGAMEEKYDLSVKVAGPLVAKVNALSPETDLIASGTSCRHQITHLTLRQPQHFAEWIADRLA